Proteins encoded by one window of Phenylobacterium soli:
- a CDS encoding GNAT family N-acetyltransferase has translation MAAGLQVRRARPDELPACADLYVRVLRETFTWLPPERHRREEFLRAAREEEVYVAVAGERILGLAAFYRPQNFLHSLYVDERGDGIGKALLDHVSAVADGPVSLKVQLPNRHAQRFYAREGFACVERGQDPGSDVEWLRLVKEKR, from the coding sequence TTGGCGGCGGGTCTGCAGGTCCGCCGGGCGAGGCCGGACGAGCTTCCGGCCTGCGCCGACCTCTATGTCCGCGTCCTGCGCGAGACCTTCACCTGGTTGCCGCCCGAGCGGCACCGCCGCGAGGAGTTCCTGCGCGCGGCCCGCGAGGAGGAAGTCTATGTCGCCGTCGCGGGCGAGCGCATCCTCGGCCTCGCCGCCTTCTACCGGCCGCAGAACTTCCTCCACTCCCTCTATGTTGACGAGCGCGGCGACGGGATCGGCAAGGCGCTCCTCGATCACGTGAGCGCCGTCGCGGACGGCCCGGTCTCGCTGAAGGTCCAGCTCCCCAACCGTCACGCCCAGCGCTTCTACGCCCGCGAGGGCTTCGCCTGCGTCGAGCGCGGCCAGGATCCCGGCTCGGACGTGGAATGGCTGAGGCTGGTCAAGGAGAAGCGCTGA
- a CDS encoding tyrosine recombinase XerC: MRSDEALSAWLEHLANERRASPRTLEAYGFAGRRYLAFLQAHRGETISLKDLGGITAGEVRAWLAHLRQGEHPLSPRSLAQALSAIRTFHRFLDRRLDTSNPAIALVRGPKVKPGAPRPISEDQAAGLIAEPALDPDREDWEAARDQAVLTLLYGCGLRISEALSLRRSDAPLPESLRITGKGSKTRIVPVLPAVRDAIDDYLKAVPHVLDKDGPLFVAKRGGALSPRHVQATVQNLRSRLGLPASATPHALRHSFATHLLGAGADLRSIQELLGHASLSTTQRYTEVDAAALLSAYNSAHPHA, from the coding sequence GTGAGGTCCGACGAGGCGCTTTCGGCCTGGCTGGAGCACCTGGCCAACGAAAGACGCGCCTCGCCCCGCACCCTGGAGGCCTACGGCTTCGCGGGGCGGCGCTATCTGGCCTTCCTGCAGGCGCACCGCGGCGAGACGATCTCGCTCAAGGACCTCGGCGGGATCACCGCCGGCGAGGTGCGCGCCTGGCTCGCCCACCTACGCCAGGGCGAGCATCCCCTGAGCCCACGCTCCCTGGCCCAGGCGCTGTCGGCGATCCGCACCTTCCACCGCTTCCTCGACCGCCGGCTCGACACATCCAATCCGGCCATCGCCCTGGTGCGGGGACCGAAGGTGAAGCCCGGCGCGCCCCGCCCGATCAGCGAGGACCAGGCGGCGGGCCTGATCGCCGAGCCGGCGCTCGACCCCGATCGCGAGGACTGGGAAGCCGCGCGCGACCAGGCGGTGCTGACCCTGCTCTACGGCTGCGGCCTGCGGATCTCCGAGGCCCTGTCGCTCAGGCGCTCGGACGCGCCGCTTCCGGAAAGCCTGCGGATCACCGGCAAGGGCTCCAAGACCCGGATCGTGCCGGTGCTGCCGGCCGTGCGCGACGCCATCGACGACTATCTCAAGGCCGTGCCGCACGTGCTGGACAAGGATGGGCCGCTGTTCGTCGCCAAGCGCGGCGGCGCCCTGTCACCCCGCCACGTGCAGGCGACGGTGCAGAACCTCAGGAGCCGGCTCGGCCTGCCGGCCAGCGCCACGCCGCACGCCCTGCGCCACTCGTTCGCCACCCACCTCCTGGGCGCCGGTGCGGACCTGCGCTCGATCCAGGAGCTGCTGGGCCATGCGTCGCTGTCGACCACCCAGCGCTACACCGAGGTCGACGCGGCGGCGCTGCTGAGCGCCTACAACAGCGCCCACCCGCACGCCTGA
- a CDS encoding DUF484 family protein: MDGSQGEIEGVALEPSAVRRFLADNPQFLREDLGLLDELGLRVAAEGNVVEFGPAALARVHAAHQREATQRQQLEETARANFSAQAQTHGAVIDLLDARNHSELAWRLDELSQTRFGLAAAVIALEHPERVPAGWKLLVEGQVDMILGSPSRLARMGFAPTALGLFGERAPQVQSMAMVRMSIWEPACQGLLAFGSADPEGFTEDMGAELVAFLARVVERTAERWPIL; the protein is encoded by the coding sequence ATGGACGGATCGCAGGGCGAGATCGAAGGCGTCGCTCTCGAACCGTCGGCGGTCCGCCGCTTCCTCGCCGACAATCCGCAGTTCCTGCGCGAGGACCTCGGCCTCCTGGACGAGCTCGGCCTGCGCGTCGCGGCCGAGGGCAATGTGGTCGAGTTCGGCCCGGCCGCGCTCGCCCGCGTGCACGCCGCCCACCAGCGCGAGGCCACCCAGCGCCAGCAGCTGGAAGAAACCGCCCGCGCCAACTTCTCGGCCCAGGCCCAGACCCACGGCGCGGTCATCGACCTCCTCGACGCGCGCAACCATTCCGAACTCGCCTGGCGGCTCGACGAGTTGTCGCAGACCCGCTTCGGCCTCGCCGCCGCGGTGATCGCGCTGGAGCACCCGGAGCGGGTGCCGGCCGGCTGGAAGCTGCTGGTCGAGGGCCAGGTGGACATGATCCTCGGCAGCCCGAGCCGCCTGGCGCGCATGGGCTTTGCGCCCACCGCGCTCGGCCTGTTCGGCGAGCGCGCGCCGCAGGTGCAGTCCATGGCCATGGTGCGGATGTCGATCTGGGAGCCCGCCTGCCAGGGCCTGCTGGCGTTCGGCTCGGCCGATCCGGAAGGCTTCACCGAGGACATGGGCGCCGAGCTCGTGGCGTTCCTCGCCCGGGTGGTGGAGCGCACCGCCGAGCGCTGGCCGATCCTGTGA
- the fsa gene encoding fructose-6-phosphate aldolase — protein sequence MQLFLDSADVTMLKDLAATGLVDGVTTNPTLIAKAGRPMLEVIAEICEIVEGPVSAEVAATESQGMLAEGRKLAAVASNVVVKVPLTREGLIATHAFAREGIQTNVTLCFSAPQALLAAKAGATYVSPFIGRLDDYGAVGSELISEIRAIYDNYDFDTEILAASIRNPAHVTAAAIAGADCATIPPPVFKTLFKHPLTELGLQTFLSDWKKTGQSIL from the coding sequence ATGCAGCTTTTCCTCGATTCCGCCGACGTGACGATGCTCAAGGACCTCGCCGCCACCGGCCTGGTGGACGGCGTCACCACCAATCCCACGCTGATCGCCAAAGCCGGTCGCCCCATGCTGGAGGTCATCGCCGAGATTTGCGAGATCGTCGAGGGCCCGGTGAGCGCCGAAGTCGCCGCCACGGAGTCGCAGGGCATGCTGGCCGAGGGCCGCAAGCTGGCCGCGGTCGCCTCGAACGTGGTGGTCAAGGTGCCGCTGACGCGCGAGGGGCTGATCGCCACCCACGCCTTCGCCCGCGAAGGCATCCAGACCAACGTCACCCTCTGCTTCTCCGCGCCCCAGGCCCTGCTCGCGGCCAAGGCCGGCGCCACCTACGTCTCGCCGTTCATCGGCCGGCTGGACGACTACGGCGCGGTCGGCTCGGAGCTGATCAGCGAGATCCGGGCGATCTACGACAACTACGACTTCGACACCGAGATCCTCGCCGCCTCGATCCGCAACCCGGCCCACGTGACCGCCGCGGCCATCGCCGGGGCCGACTGCGCGACCATCCCGCCGCCGGTTTTCAAGACCCTCTTCAAGCACCCGTTAACCGAGTTGGGGCTTCAAACTTTCCTGAGTGACTGGAAGAAGACAGGCCAGTCGATCCTTTGA
- a CDS encoding primosomal protein N', translated as MSRIASVLLPLPLPEAFDYAEPEGMELQVGDQVAAPLGPNLMRGVVTGLRDGAGHNRPLKAVQARLEEPALPEKTLEFVQWAARYAVDAPGQPLAIALRGARAPKAKPQKLIEPTGVLPGRPTEARLKVLAAAKAGAASAADLARAAGVSAGVVKGLLEEGALAVRTLEPAVRFEAPDPLRAGSKLNDSQAAAAEVLRGLVRDGGFQVALIDGVTGSGKTEVYLEAAAEALAADPTAQVLILLPEIALTQAVIARVAARFGAQPGEWHSDVAPPARRRVWEGVLSGACRIVVGARSALFLPFRNLRLVVVDEEHDSSFKQEEGFIYHARDLAVARGKIEASAVILASATPSLETLRNAETGRYHWLKLSARHGVARLPDIDLIDLRDTPPESGRWLSPPLVAVMGETLSRGEQVLLFLNRRGYAPLVLCRACGERMTAPDTDSWLVEHRYSGRLVCHLTGFSMAKPEACPHCGARDSLVSIGPGVERVEEEARSLFPEARVAVFSSDTVFDAREAKRLIEAMAAGEIDILVATQAAAKGHNFPNLTLVGVVDADLGLRGGDLRAAERTYQLLAQATGRAGRKDRPGRALLQTYAPDHPVMQALAAQDREAFVAAEMGERELAGLPPFGRLAAVVASDVDAARLDAFCREMAEAAPNTPGVEVYGPADAPLSLIRGRRRKRFLVRADRTVDLSAYMAAWRARVRPKGQTRVAIDIDPYSFL; from the coding sequence ATGAGCCGCATCGCCTCCGTCCTCCTGCCGCTGCCGCTGCCCGAAGCCTTCGACTACGCCGAGCCGGAGGGCATGGAACTGCAGGTGGGCGACCAGGTGGCCGCCCCGCTCGGCCCCAACCTGATGCGCGGCGTGGTCACCGGCCTGCGGGACGGCGCCGGCCACAACCGCCCGCTCAAGGCTGTGCAGGCGCGGCTCGAGGAGCCCGCCCTGCCCGAAAAGACGCTCGAGTTCGTCCAGTGGGCCGCCCGCTATGCGGTGGATGCGCCGGGCCAGCCGCTCGCCATCGCCCTGCGCGGCGCCCGCGCGCCCAAGGCCAAGCCGCAGAAGCTGATCGAGCCCACCGGCGTCCTGCCGGGTCGGCCGACCGAGGCGCGGCTCAAGGTCCTGGCGGCGGCCAAGGCCGGTGCGGCCAGCGCCGCCGACCTCGCGCGCGCCGCCGGCGTCTCGGCGGGCGTGGTCAAGGGGCTCCTGGAGGAGGGCGCGCTCGCCGTCCGCACCCTCGAGCCCGCCGTCCGCTTCGAGGCACCGGACCCGCTGCGGGCGGGCTCGAAGCTCAACGACAGCCAGGCGGCCGCCGCCGAGGTCCTGCGCGGCCTCGTCCGCGACGGCGGCTTCCAGGTGGCCCTGATCGACGGGGTCACCGGCTCGGGCAAGACCGAGGTCTATCTGGAGGCGGCCGCCGAGGCGCTCGCCGCCGATCCTACGGCCCAGGTGCTGATCCTGCTGCCGGAGATCGCCCTGACCCAGGCGGTCATCGCCCGGGTCGCCGCCCGGTTCGGGGCCCAGCCGGGCGAATGGCATTCCGACGTCGCCCCGCCGGCCCGCCGCCGGGTCTGGGAAGGCGTGCTCTCCGGCGCCTGCCGCATCGTGGTCGGGGCGCGCTCGGCCCTGTTCCTGCCGTTCCGGAACCTGAGGCTCGTCGTCGTGGACGAGGAGCACGACAGCTCGTTTAAGCAGGAGGAGGGCTTCATCTATCACGCCCGCGACCTCGCCGTGGCGCGCGGCAAGATCGAGGCGTCGGCGGTGATCCTGGCCTCCGCTACGCCCAGCCTGGAAACCCTGCGCAACGCCGAGACCGGCCGCTACCACTGGCTCAAGCTCTCCGCGCGCCACGGCGTCGCGCGCTTGCCCGACATCGACCTGATCGACCTGCGCGACACCCCGCCCGAGAGTGGCCGCTGGCTCTCCCCGCCGCTGGTCGCGGTCATGGGCGAGACCCTCTCACGCGGCGAGCAGGTGCTCCTGTTCCTCAACAGGCGGGGCTATGCGCCCCTGGTCCTCTGCCGCGCCTGCGGCGAGCGGATGACCGCCCCGGACACCGACTCCTGGCTCGTCGAGCACCGCTACTCCGGCCGCCTCGTCTGCCACCTCACCGGCTTCTCCATGGCCAAGCCCGAGGCCTGCCCGCACTGCGGCGCCAGGGACAGCCTGGTGTCCATCGGTCCCGGCGTGGAGCGGGTGGAGGAGGAGGCGAGGAGCCTGTTCCCCGAGGCCCGCGTCGCCGTCTTCTCCTCCGACACCGTATTCGACGCCCGCGAGGCCAAGCGCCTGATCGAGGCCATGGCGGCCGGCGAGATCGACATCCTGGTGGCCACCCAGGCCGCCGCCAAGGGCCACAACTTCCCGAACCTCACCCTCGTCGGCGTGGTCGACGCCGACCTCGGCCTGCGCGGCGGCGACCTGCGGGCCGCCGAGCGCACCTATCAGCTGCTCGCCCAGGCGACCGGGCGCGCCGGGCGCAAGGACCGCCCGGGCCGCGCCCTGCTGCAGACCTACGCCCCCGACCACCCGGTCATGCAGGCCCTCGCCGCCCAGGATCGCGAAGCTTTCGTCGCCGCCGAGATGGGGGAGCGCGAGCTGGCCGGCCTGCCGCCCTTCGGCCGCCTCGCCGCGGTGGTCGCCTCCGACGTCGACGCCGCGCGGCTCGACGCCTTCTGCCGCGAGATGGCCGAGGCCGCCCCCAACACGCCCGGCGTCGAGGTCTACGGGCCGGCCGACGCCCCGCTCAGCCTGATCCGCGGCCGCCGCCGCAAGCGCTTCCTGGTGCGGGCCGACCGCACCGTCGACCTGTCCGCCTATATGGCCGCCTGGCGGGCCCGCGTGCGGCCGAAGGGGCAGACCCGCGTGGCCATCGACATCGACCCCTACAGCTTCCTCTAA
- a CDS encoding TerC family protein: protein MDNLAALVTSPEAWAALVTLVVMEVVLGVDNLVFVSILSNKLPPETRGRARRIGIGLAMILRLVLLSTLAFIVGLTKPVFALPFTAPAGADGHPVIDLAFSWRDLILLAGGLFLVWKATTEIHHSVDPTPSDDLLDKRAPVRLGFTAAIVQILALDIVFSIDSILTAVGMTEHLPIMMAAVVIAVGLMMVASGPLARFIQNNPTVVMLALGFLLMIGATLIADAFGVHVPKGYIYAAMAFSGLVEGLNIAARKNADKKTGH, encoded by the coding sequence ATGGACAATCTGGCGGCGCTGGTCACGAGCCCGGAGGCCTGGGCGGCGCTGGTGACCCTGGTAGTCATGGAAGTGGTGCTGGGCGTCGACAACCTGGTCTTCGTCTCGATACTGTCGAACAAGCTGCCGCCGGAAACCCGCGGGCGGGCGCGCCGGATCGGCATCGGCCTGGCGATGATCCTACGCCTGGTGCTGCTCTCGACCCTGGCCTTCATCGTCGGCCTGACCAAGCCGGTGTTCGCGCTGCCGTTCACCGCCCCGGCGGGGGCGGACGGACATCCGGTGATCGACCTCGCCTTCTCCTGGCGCGACCTGATCCTGCTGGCCGGCGGGCTGTTCCTGGTCTGGAAGGCGACCACCGAGATCCACCACTCGGTCGACCCGACGCCGAGCGACGACCTCCTCGACAAGCGGGCGCCGGTGCGGCTGGGCTTCACCGCGGCCATCGTCCAGATCTTGGCCCTCGACATCGTCTTCTCGATCGACTCGATCCTGACGGCGGTGGGCATGACCGAGCACCTGCCGATCATGATGGCGGCGGTGGTGATCGCCGTGGGCCTGATGATGGTCGCCTCCGGTCCCCTGGCGCGGTTCATCCAGAACAACCCGACGGTGGTGATGCTGGCGCTCGGCTTCCTGCTGATGATCGGCGCCACCCTGATCGCCGACGCCTTCGGGGTGCACGTGCCGAAGGGCTACATCTACGCCGCCATGGCCTTCTCGGGCCTGGTCGAAGGGCTGAACATCGCCGCCCGCAAGAACGCGGACAAGAAGACCGGTCATTGA
- a CDS encoding CHAP domain-containing protein: MSKRPRTLLGSLAVAAVLILAPTSGAVADTYWQCATFARLASGIQIFGDAYTWWTQAIGRYERGIQPKAGAVLCFKPTERMKLGHVAVVSQVLTDRVIQITHANWSPIDGSRGKIEKDVTLIDVSQGGDWSMVKVWYGPNRDMGGSTYPTYGFIYQDTQARVMAASGFAKAENTAIAMAQQAASQVAAAVRPGVGPLQVLSQAADSTDRIAALIAAATRGDGAGN; encoded by the coding sequence ATGTCGAAACGACCGAGAACCCTGCTGGGTTCCCTGGCCGTCGCGGCCGTTCTGATCCTCGCGCCCACGTCCGGCGCTGTCGCGGACACCTATTGGCAGTGCGCGACCTTCGCGCGCCTGGCTTCCGGCATTCAGATCTTCGGCGACGCCTATACCTGGTGGACCCAGGCCATCGGCCGCTATGAGCGCGGCATCCAGCCCAAGGCCGGCGCCGTCCTCTGCTTCAAGCCCACCGAGCGGATGAAGCTCGGCCACGTGGCCGTGGTCAGCCAGGTGCTCACCGACCGCGTCATCCAGATCACCCACGCCAACTGGTCGCCCATCGACGGTTCGCGCGGCAAGATCGAGAAGGACGTCACCCTGATCGACGTCTCCCAGGGCGGCGACTGGTCGATGGTCAAGGTTTGGTACGGCCCGAACCGCGACATGGGCGGCTCGACCTATCCGACCTATGGCTTCATCTACCAGGACACCCAGGCCCGCGTGATGGCCGCCTCGGGCTTCGCCAAGGCCGAGAACACCGCCATCGCCATGGCCCAGCAGGCCGCGAGCCAGGTGGCCGCCGCCGTCCGTCCGGGCGTCGGGCCGCTGCAGGTCCTGAGCCAGGCGGCCGACTCCACCGACCGCATCGCGGCCCTGATCGCCGCCGCCACGCGCGGCGACGGCGCCGGCAACTGA
- a CDS encoding pentapeptide repeat-containing protein: MSSQAQPYHLALDAQSLRDAVDAHQKYLAGRSGGRRLSLTYADLSNCSLDGLDLREADLAGAKLTGASLIKTNLTRAILFGSDLREADLRRANLKRADLRGACLRGANLAGADLSGCDLREGRIALQDKLDGFRILRHEHRPGELNYAVLTGANLSGAQMTSTVAMASDFTDANLSGAHLSGARLTRAVLDGADLSGADLGGADLSGASMKRTVVAGANLDNANLDNVDLTEVLKGPPPIVYVDDRALDEVLVDHETYCDSGGRKGAILSLPAIDFRPLKALRGRRLTGLSAPGSIFFGLDMQKVQLQGADLTGCDFRGADLREADLRGAKLVDAQMTRCDLRGAKLGPLMISEGRFVRTDLTRATLRAADLRGASAKRARLLEADLTQAKVAGCDLTGAEMET, translated from the coding sequence ATGTCGTCCCAAGCCCAACCCTATCATCTGGCGCTCGACGCCCAGAGCCTGCGCGACGCCGTCGACGCTCACCAGAAGTATCTGGCGGGCCGCTCGGGCGGGCGGCGGCTGTCGCTGACCTATGCGGACCTGTCAAACTGCTCGCTTGATGGGCTGGACCTGCGCGAGGCCGACCTCGCCGGCGCCAAGCTGACGGGCGCCAGCCTGATCAAGACCAATCTCACTCGCGCCATCCTGTTCGGCTCGGACCTGCGCGAGGCCGACCTGCGGCGGGCGAACCTCAAGCGCGCCGACCTGCGCGGCGCCTGCCTGCGCGGCGCCAACCTCGCCGGCGCCGACCTCTCCGGCTGCGACCTGCGCGAGGGCCGCATCGCGCTGCAGGACAAGCTCGACGGCTTCCGCATCCTGCGCCACGAGCACCGCCCGGGCGAGCTCAACTATGCGGTCCTCACCGGCGCCAACCTTTCCGGCGCCCAGATGACCTCGACCGTGGCCATGGCCTCCGACTTCACCGACGCCAACCTCTCCGGCGCGCACCTCTCCGGCGCGCGGCTGACGCGGGCCGTGCTCGACGGCGCGGACCTGTCGGGCGCCGACCTCGGCGGGGCCGACCTCTCCGGCGCCTCGATGAAGCGCACGGTGGTGGCCGGCGCCAACCTCGACAACGCCAACCTCGACAACGTCGATCTCACCGAGGTGCTGAAAGGCCCGCCGCCCATCGTCTACGTCGACGACCGCGCCCTCGACGAGGTGCTGGTCGACCACGAGACCTATTGCGACTCCGGCGGCCGCAAGGGCGCGATCCTCAGCCTGCCGGCCATCGACTTCCGGCCGCTCAAGGCGCTGCGCGGCCGCCGCCTGACCGGCCTCAGCGCCCCGGGCTCGATCTTCTTCGGGCTCGACATGCAGAAGGTCCAGCTCCAGGGCGCGGACCTCACCGGCTGCGACTTCCGCGGCGCCGACCTGCGCGAGGCCGACCTTCGCGGCGCCAAGCTCGTCGACGCTCAGATGACCCGCTGCGATCTTCGGGGCGCCAAGCTCGGCCCGCTGATGATCTCCGAGGGTCGCTTCGTGCGCACCGACCTGACCCGCGCCACCCTGCGCGCCGCCGACCTGCGCGGCGCCTCGGCCAAGCGCGCCCGCCTCCTGGAGGCCGACCTCACCCAGGCCAAGGTCGCCGGCTGCGACCTCACCGGCGCGGAGATGGAGACCTAG
- a CDS encoding DUF488 domain-containing protein, which translates to MKPLATIGYEHETQDAVISKLRAAGVEVVIDVRAVAASRRAGFSKTLLAASLAEAGIDYVHFRDLGTPKPGRDAAHKGHVAEMHKIYKAHLAEPAAQLQLAKATEIARERKAALLCYEADAAGCHRRIVADRIHDATGCKVEDL; encoded by the coding sequence ATGAAGCCGCTTGCGACCATCGGCTACGAGCACGAGACCCAGGATGCGGTGATCAGCAAGCTGAGGGCGGCCGGCGTCGAGGTGGTGATCGACGTGCGCGCCGTGGCCGCCTCGCGCCGGGCCGGCTTCTCCAAGACCCTGCTGGCGGCGAGCCTGGCCGAGGCCGGCATCGACTACGTCCATTTCCGCGACCTCGGCACGCCCAAGCCGGGCCGCGACGCCGCGCACAAGGGTCACGTGGCCGAGATGCACAAGATCTACAAGGCGCACCTGGCAGAGCCCGCCGCGCAGCTGCAGCTCGCCAAGGCGACGGAGATCGCCCGCGAGCGCAAGGCCGCCCTGCTCTGCTACGAGGCCGACGCCGCCGGCTGCCACCGCCGCATCGTCGCCGACCGCATCCACGACGCGACGGGCTGCAAGGTCGAGGACCTCTGA
- a CDS encoding alpha/beta fold hydrolase — protein sequence MDAKLSHEPVARRVPLPSRDGEMAYLDFGPPERAVDLVFSHANGFNARTYRTILGPLAGEMRILAIDLRGHGATTLPTVIEGREGWIEMRDDLLAFLEAATDRPVALSGHSMGGTTSLLAAAAQPDRVRRLALLDPVIFESAKVADAEESPLAQGAARRRAVFPSKAAVREAYQGRGAFKTWTAEQVADYVEAGFRDTADGQVTLTCAPAWEASNFRTHNYDPFAAFAQSRCPIDIRQAEIASTCRLEGHQAGLTRDGRITVQVVPGTSHFLPMERPDVVAEALRRAVAP from the coding sequence ATGGACGCGAAGCTCAGTCACGAACCCGTCGCGCGGCGCGTGCCGCTGCCGAGCCGGGACGGCGAGATGGCCTATCTCGACTTCGGCCCGCCCGAGCGGGCGGTCGACCTCGTCTTCTCCCACGCCAACGGTTTCAACGCTCGCACCTACCGCACGATCCTCGGCCCGCTGGCCGGGGAGATGCGCATCCTCGCCATCGACCTGCGCGGCCATGGCGCGACAACCCTGCCGACGGTGATCGAGGGGCGCGAAGGCTGGATCGAGATGCGCGACGACCTCCTGGCCTTCCTCGAGGCGGCGACGGATCGCCCCGTGGCGCTCTCCGGCCATTCGATGGGCGGCACCACCAGCCTGCTCGCGGCCGCGGCGCAGCCCGACCGGGTGCGGCGCCTGGCGCTTCTGGATCCGGTGATCTTCGAGTCTGCGAAGGTCGCCGATGCGGAGGAATCCCCGCTCGCCCAGGGCGCGGCGCGCCGCCGGGCGGTGTTCCCCTCCAAGGCGGCGGTCCGCGAGGCCTACCAGGGCCGCGGCGCCTTCAAGACCTGGACCGCCGAACAGGTCGCCGACTATGTCGAGGCCGGGTTCCGCGACACCGCCGACGGTCAGGTGACGCTCACCTGCGCGCCGGCGTGGGAGGCTTCGAACTTCCGCACCCACAACTACGACCCGTTCGCGGCCTTCGCGCAGAGCCGCTGTCCGATCGACATCCGCCAGGCGGAGATCGCCTCCACCTGCCGCCTCGAGGGCCATCAGGCCGGCCTGACCCGCGACGGGCGCATCACCGTCCAGGTGGTCCCCGGCACGAGCCATTTCCTGCCCATGGAGCGGCCCGACGTCGTCGCCGAGGCGCTGCGCCGGGCGGTCGCTCCCTAG
- a CDS encoding cytochrome b/b6 domain-containing protein, with translation MANARGTRPAKLLIRRHSLATRLTHWLNVLALTLLLMSGLQIFNAHPALYWGAKSVFAHPWLAMLPGERGGQPVGVTLLGGHMFDTTGLFGWSGRPGMGEPRGFPAWATIPSYRDLADGRRWHFFFAWVFVLNGLAYLALGFLTRHIQRDLWPRAWQLRPAHVWHEIVTHAQLRFPKGEAARTYNILQKATYLAVIFVLLPAMVATGLTMSPGVDAGAPWLLDLFGGRQSARSIHFVTATLVVLFVLVHLLMVVASGLWNNLRSMITGRYAIDADKPEGGAA, from the coding sequence ATGGCGAACGCGCGCGGGACACGGCCCGCCAAGCTCCTCATCCGCCGCCACTCGCTGGCGACGCGGCTGACCCACTGGCTCAATGTGCTGGCGCTCACCCTGCTGCTGATGAGCGGGCTGCAGATCTTCAACGCCCACCCGGCGCTCTACTGGGGCGCCAAGTCGGTGTTCGCCCATCCCTGGCTCGCCATGCTGCCGGGCGAGCGGGGCGGCCAGCCGGTGGGCGTCACCTTGCTCGGCGGGCACATGTTCGACACCACCGGCCTGTTCGGCTGGTCGGGGCGGCCGGGCATGGGCGAGCCGCGCGGCTTCCCCGCCTGGGCGACGATCCCCAGCTACCGCGACCTGGCCGACGGCCGGCGCTGGCACTTCTTCTTCGCCTGGGTCTTCGTCCTGAACGGCCTCGCCTACCTGGCGCTGGGCTTCCTCACGCGGCACATCCAGCGCGACCTCTGGCCCCGGGCCTGGCAGCTGAGGCCCGCCCACGTCTGGCACGAGATCGTCACCCACGCCCAGCTCCGGTTCCCGAAGGGCGAGGCCGCCCGGACCTACAACATCCTGCAGAAGGCGACCTACCTGGCCGTGATCTTCGTCCTCCTGCCGGCCATGGTCGCCACCGGCCTGACCATGTCGCCAGGCGTCGACGCCGGCGCGCCCTGGCTGCTGGACCTCTTTGGCGGCCGCCAGTCGGCGCGCTCGATCCACTTCGTGACGGCCACGCTGGTCGTCCTCTTCGTGCTGGTGCACCTCCTGATGGTCGTCGCCTCCGGGCTCTGGAACAACCTGCGCTCCATGATCACCGGCCGTTACGCCATCGACGCCGACAAACCTGAGGGAGGGGCGGCATGA
- a CDS encoding molybdopterin-binding protein: protein MSLDRRGWLKAAGAGLGGLWLAACNKLTENPTSAGMLKSAEGLTRRVQRLVVDRKALAREFTAADISPDFKPNGSIDPRDADYVAHSANGFADWKLVIDGLVERPLQLSLAELRALPARTQITRHDCVEGWSSIAKWQGARLGPLLDRAGLKPDARYIVFHCADSLGEEPGAAGKYYESIDLIDAYHPQTILAYAMNDAALPVAHGAPVRLRVERQLGYKQAKYIMRLEAVADFAHLGRGKGGFWEDRGYEWYAGI, encoded by the coding sequence ATGAGCCTCGATCGACGCGGCTGGCTGAAGGCCGCCGGCGCGGGCCTCGGCGGGCTGTGGCTCGCCGCCTGCAACAAGCTCACCGAGAACCCGACCTCGGCCGGGATGTTGAAGAGCGCCGAGGGCCTGACCCGTCGGGTCCAGCGCCTGGTGGTCGACCGCAAGGCTCTGGCGCGCGAGTTCACCGCCGCCGACATCTCGCCCGACTTCAAGCCCAACGGCTCCATCGATCCGCGCGACGCCGACTACGTGGCCCACAGCGCGAACGGCTTCGCCGACTGGAAGCTGGTGATCGACGGCCTCGTCGAGCGGCCGCTGCAGCTCAGCCTCGCCGAGCTCCGCGCGCTGCCGGCCAGGACCCAGATCACCCGCCACGACTGCGTCGAGGGCTGGTCCTCGATCGCCAAGTGGCAGGGGGCGCGGCTCGGTCCGCTGCTCGACCGGGCGGGGCTGAAGCCCGACGCCCGCTACATCGTCTTCCACTGCGCCGACAGCCTCGGCGAGGAGCCTGGCGCGGCGGGCAAGTACTACGAGAGCATCGACCTCATCGACGCCTATCACCCGCAGACCATCCTCGCCTACGCGATGAACGACGCCGCCCTGCCGGTCGCGCACGGCGCCCCGGTGCGCCTGCGGGTCGAACGGCAGCTCGGCTACAAGCAGGCCAAGTACATCATGCGCCTGGAGGCGGTGGCCGACTTCGCCCATCTCGGGCGCGGCAAGGGCGGCTTCTGGGAGGACCGCGGCTACGAGTGGTACGCCGGCATCTAG